One Phoenix dactylifera cultivar Barhee BC4 chromosome 14, palm_55x_up_171113_PBpolish2nd_filt_p, whole genome shotgun sequence DNA window includes the following coding sequences:
- the LOC103717529 gene encoding pentatricopeptide repeat-containing protein At1g06710, mitochondrial isoform X1: protein MSRRAAAIVLSQSPATFASLRANHCLPPMQSGISRLHSFKKPGISFFSSGSSCSSPDDDLNGLVDPEFSPPWNGACRDREDCRGASVSPKDFAFLQEAIAERDALPGKTLDSGKFSEEAILIAKAVRASGGVFNDKTEKFLRQFRGKLDESLVIEVLRLVKVPEFGVKFFIWAGRQIGYSHTGPTYDVLIEILGFDKKTRVPQHFLKEIGGDDREVLGRMLNTLVRKCCRNGFWNEALEELGRLKDFGYRPSKVTYNALIQVLLSADRLDSAFLVHREMSDSGFSVDRFTMGCFAHSLCKAGRWVEALNIIVKEDFTLDTVLCTQMISGLLEASLFEEAMSFLHRMRSNSCIPNVVTYRTLLSGFLRKKQLGWCKRIINMMITEGCNPNPSLFNSLVHAYCNSGDYTYAYKLLKKMSACGCRPGYVTYNIFIGGICGNEELPSSELMDLAEKAYEEMLDAGFVLNKINVSNFARCLCGMEKFEKAFRVIKEVMKRGFVPDTSTYSKVIGLLCQAHKVEKAFLLFQEMKMNGIVPDVYTYTILIDSFCKVGLIQQAQSWFNEMKRDGCTPNVVTYTALIHAYLKAKRLSEANELFESMISMGCHPNVVTYTALIDGFCKAGEIDKACHIYSKMRGNYEDPDTKTSSEGDGADVAEPNVITYGALVDGLCKAHKVAEAHDLLDAMSSAGCEPNHVVYDALIDGFCKAGRLDVAQEIFVRMSEHGFTPNVYTYSSLIDRLFKDRRLDLALKVLSKMLENSCAPNVVTYTEMIDGLCKAGKTEEAHKLLTMMEEKGCSPNVITYTALIDGFGKAAKVEMCLKLFSQMSKKGCSPNFITYRVLINHCCAAGLLDKAHELLEEMKQTYWPRYTADYSNMIQGFSRKFVISLGLLEEVAEYSSVPIAPAYSILIESYCRAGRLETALELHKEIIGMSSCSSIGNQNMYYSLIEALCLASKVEKAFELYSEMTRRGHVPELTVLFCLIKGLLRVNKWNEALQLCYCIYHHGYTLAESGGL from the exons ATGAGCAGACGCGCGGCGGCGATCGTTCTTTCCCAATCGCCGGCCACCTTCGCTTCCCTCCGAGCCAATCACTGCTTGCCGCCAATGCAATCGGGGATTTCCCGCCTCCATTCGTTCAAAAAACCGGGTATTTCTTTCTTCAGCAGCGGCAGTAGCTGTTCTTCCCCTGATGACGATTTGAATGGTTTGGTCGACCCCGAGTTCTCCCCCCCATGGAACGGAGCGTGCCGGGATCGAGAGGATTGCCGGGGGGCCTCGGTGTCGCCGAAAGACTTTGCCTTTTTACAAGAGGCAATCGCAGAACGTGATGCTCTCCCTGGAAAGACTCTCGATTCGGGTAAGTTCTCTGAGGAGGCCATTTTGATTGCCAAGGCAGTTAGAGCAAGTGGAGGAGTCTTCAATGACAAAACTGAGAAGTTTTTGAGGCAATTCAGAGGGAAGTTGGATGAATCGCTGGTGATCGAGGTGCTAAGACTTGTCAAAGTTCCTGAATTCGGTGTCAAGTTCTTCATCTGGGCTGGTCGGCAGATTGGATATAGCCACACAGGTCCGACATATGATGTACTAATAGAAATTTTAGGTTTTGATAAGAAGACTAGAGTCCCTCAACATTTCCTCAAGGAAATTGGAGGGGATGATAGAGAAGTGCTTGGTAGAATGCTTAACACATTGGTTCGGAAGTGTTGCCGCAACGGATTTTGGAATGAGGCACTGGAGGAGCTTGGGAGGCTCAAGGACTTTGGTTACAGACCATCAAAAGTGACTTATAATGCTTTGATTCAGGTTCTTCTGAGTGCTGACCGATTAGATTCAGCTTTTTTAGTTCATAGGGAGATGTCAGATTCGGGCTTTTCTGTGGACCGTTTCACTATGGGTTGCTTTGCGCATTCGTTATGCAAAGCCGGGAGGTGGGTGGAAGCTCTCAATATCATAGTCAAGGAAGATTTCACGCTCGACACTGTTTTATGCACTCAAATGATAAGTGGGTTGTTGGAAGCTTCTCTTTTCGAAGAAGCCATGTCTTTTCTTCATAGGATGCGCTCCAACTCTTGCATCCCAAATGTTGTGACGTATAGGACACTGCTTTCAGGCTTTCTGAGGAAGAAGCAACTTGGCTGGTGTAAGAGAATTATTAATATGATGATTACAGAGGGTTGCAATCCCAATCCATCATTGTTTAATTCGCTTGTTCATGCATATTGCAACTCAGGGGATTACACTTATGCGTATAAGCTGCTAAAAAAGATGAGTGCTTGTGGTTGCCGACCGGGTTATGTGACATATAATATCTTTATTGGAGGGATTTGTGGGAATGAGGAACTACCGAGTTCTGAGCTGATGGACTTGGCAGAAAAAGCTTATGAGGAAATGCTGGATGCTGGATTCGTACTTAACAAGATAAATGTCAGTAACTTTGCACGGTGCCTTTGTGGCATGGAAAAATTTGAAAAGGCTTTTAGGGTTATAAAGGAGGTGATGAAGAGGGGTTTTGTACCTGATACTAGCACATATTCAAAGGTGATTGGTCTTCTTTGTCAGGCTCATAAGGTGGAAAaggcttttcttttgtttcaggAAATGAAGATGAATGGTATAGTTCCTGATGTTTATACATATACTATTTTGATTGACAGTTTCTGTAAGGTTGGTCTCATTCAACAGGCTCAGAGTTGGTTTAATGAAATGAAGAGAGATGGTTGCACTCCAAATGTGGTGACTTATACTGCCCTTATACATGCTTATCTGAAAGCTAAGCGACTCTCTGAGGCAAATGAGCTTTTCGAGAGTATGATTAGCATGGGATGTCATCCAAATGTTGTCACGTACACTGCTTTAATTGATGGATTTTGCAAGGCCGGCGAGATTGATAAGGCTTGTCATATTTATTCTAAAATGAGAGGTAATTATGAGGATCCAGATACCAAGACATCCTCTGAAGGTGATGGTGCTGATGTCGCAGAGCCAAATGTTATTACGTACGGTGCATTGGTCGATGGCTTGTGCAAGGCTCATAAAGTAGCTGAGGCTCATGATTTACTGGATGCAATGTCTTCTGCTGGTTGTGAGCCAAATCACGTTGTCTATGATGCTCTCATCGATGGCTTTTGCAAGGCTGGGAGACTTGATGTAGCACAAGAGATATTTGTAAGAATGTCTGAGCATGGTTTTACTCCCAACGTGTACACATACAGCTCCTTGATTGACAGGTTGTTTAAGGATAGAAGACTTGATCTTGCGTTGAAGGTTCTTTCAAAAATGCTAGAGAACTCTTGTGCTCCAAATGTCGTCACTTATACTGAGATGATTGATGGGCTCTGTAAAGCTGGTAAAACCGAAGAGGCTCATAAGCTTCTGACAATGATGGAAGAGAAAGGTTGTAGTCCGAATGTCATCACGTATACTGCCTTAATAGATGGATTTGGTAAAGCAGCTAAAGTTGAAATGTGCCTAAAACTTTTTAGTCAAATGAGCAAAAAGGGCTGTTCTCCAAATTTCATTACATATAGAGTATTGATAAACCATTGTTGTGCTGCTGGCCTTTTAGACAAGGCCCATGAACTTCTAGAGGAGATGAAACAGACCTACTGGCCAAGATATACAGCAGATTATTCCAATATGATTCAAGGATTCAGCAGGAAGTTTGTCATCTCACTTGGTCTTTTAGAAGAAGTGGCAGAATATAGTTCAGTGCCAATTGCTCCTGCTTACAGCATACTCATTGAGAGTTACTGTAGAGCTGGTAGGCTAGAGACAGCCCTTGAATTGCACAAGGAGATCATAGGCATGTCATCATGTTCATCTATTGGCAACCAGAATATGTATTATTCTTTAATTGAGGCCCTTTGTTTAGCATCTAAGGTTGAGAAAGCCTTTGAACTATATAGTGAGATGACAAGGAGAGGTCATGTTCCAGAACTAACTGTTCTGTTTTGCCTCATCAAAGGACTCCTCAGAGTGAATAAGTGGAATGAAGCTCTTCAACTTTGTTATTGCATATACCACCATG GGTATACACTGGCAGAGTCGGGAGGGCTTTGA
- the LOC103717529 gene encoding pentatricopeptide repeat-containing protein At1g06710, mitochondrial isoform X2 yields the protein MSRRAAAIVLSQSPATFASLRANHCLPPMQSGISRLHSFKKPGISFFSSGSSCSSPDDDLNGLVDPEFSPPWNGACRDREDCRGASVSPKDFAFLQEAIAERDALPGKTLDSGKFSEEAILIAKAVRASGGVFNDKTEKFLRQFRGKLDESLVIEVLRLVKVPEFGVKFFIWAGRQIGYSHTGPTYDVLIEILGFDKKTRVPQHFLKEIGGDDREVLGRMLNTLVRKCCRNGFWNEALEELGRLKDFGYRPSKVTYNALIQVLLSADRLDSAFLVHREMSDSGFSVDRFTMGCFAHSLCKAGRWVEALNIIVKEDFTLDTVLCTQMISGLLEASLFEEAMSFLHRMRSNSCIPNVVTYRTLLSGFLRKKQLGWCKRIINMMITEGCNPNPSLFNSLVHAYCNSGDYTYAYKLLKKMSACGCRPGYVTYNIFIGGICGNEELPSSELMDLAEKAYEEMLDAGFVLNKINVSNFARCLCGMEKFEKAFRVIKEVMKRGFVPDTSTYSKVIGLLCQAHKVEKAFLLFQEMKMNGIVPDVYTYTILIDSFCKVGLIQQAQSWFNEMKRDGCTPNVVTYTALIHAYLKAKRLSEANELFESMISMGCHPNVVTYTALIDGFCKAGEIDKACHIYSKMRGNYEDPDTKTSSEGDGADVAEPNVITYGALVDGLCKAHKVAEAHDLLDAMSSAGCEPNHVVYDALIDGFCKAGRLDVAQEIFVRMSEHGFTPNVYTYSSLIDRLFKDRRLDLALKVLSKMLENSCAPNVVTYTEMIDGLCKAGKTEEAHKLLTMMEEKGCSPNVITYTALIDGFGKAAKVEMCLKLFSQMSKKGCSPNFITYRVLINHCCAAGLLDKAHELLEEMKQTYWPRYTADYSNMIQGFSRKFVISLGLLEEVAEYSSVPIAPAYSILIESYCRAGRLETALELHKEIIGMSSCSSIGNQNMYYSLIEALCLASKVEKAFELYSEMTRRGHVPELTVLFCLIKGLLRVNKWNEALQLCYCIYHHGTYLKPYYVA from the exons ATGAGCAGACGCGCGGCGGCGATCGTTCTTTCCCAATCGCCGGCCACCTTCGCTTCCCTCCGAGCCAATCACTGCTTGCCGCCAATGCAATCGGGGATTTCCCGCCTCCATTCGTTCAAAAAACCGGGTATTTCTTTCTTCAGCAGCGGCAGTAGCTGTTCTTCCCCTGATGACGATTTGAATGGTTTGGTCGACCCCGAGTTCTCCCCCCCATGGAACGGAGCGTGCCGGGATCGAGAGGATTGCCGGGGGGCCTCGGTGTCGCCGAAAGACTTTGCCTTTTTACAAGAGGCAATCGCAGAACGTGATGCTCTCCCTGGAAAGACTCTCGATTCGGGTAAGTTCTCTGAGGAGGCCATTTTGATTGCCAAGGCAGTTAGAGCAAGTGGAGGAGTCTTCAATGACAAAACTGAGAAGTTTTTGAGGCAATTCAGAGGGAAGTTGGATGAATCGCTGGTGATCGAGGTGCTAAGACTTGTCAAAGTTCCTGAATTCGGTGTCAAGTTCTTCATCTGGGCTGGTCGGCAGATTGGATATAGCCACACAGGTCCGACATATGATGTACTAATAGAAATTTTAGGTTTTGATAAGAAGACTAGAGTCCCTCAACATTTCCTCAAGGAAATTGGAGGGGATGATAGAGAAGTGCTTGGTAGAATGCTTAACACATTGGTTCGGAAGTGTTGCCGCAACGGATTTTGGAATGAGGCACTGGAGGAGCTTGGGAGGCTCAAGGACTTTGGTTACAGACCATCAAAAGTGACTTATAATGCTTTGATTCAGGTTCTTCTGAGTGCTGACCGATTAGATTCAGCTTTTTTAGTTCATAGGGAGATGTCAGATTCGGGCTTTTCTGTGGACCGTTTCACTATGGGTTGCTTTGCGCATTCGTTATGCAAAGCCGGGAGGTGGGTGGAAGCTCTCAATATCATAGTCAAGGAAGATTTCACGCTCGACACTGTTTTATGCACTCAAATGATAAGTGGGTTGTTGGAAGCTTCTCTTTTCGAAGAAGCCATGTCTTTTCTTCATAGGATGCGCTCCAACTCTTGCATCCCAAATGTTGTGACGTATAGGACACTGCTTTCAGGCTTTCTGAGGAAGAAGCAACTTGGCTGGTGTAAGAGAATTATTAATATGATGATTACAGAGGGTTGCAATCCCAATCCATCATTGTTTAATTCGCTTGTTCATGCATATTGCAACTCAGGGGATTACACTTATGCGTATAAGCTGCTAAAAAAGATGAGTGCTTGTGGTTGCCGACCGGGTTATGTGACATATAATATCTTTATTGGAGGGATTTGTGGGAATGAGGAACTACCGAGTTCTGAGCTGATGGACTTGGCAGAAAAAGCTTATGAGGAAATGCTGGATGCTGGATTCGTACTTAACAAGATAAATGTCAGTAACTTTGCACGGTGCCTTTGTGGCATGGAAAAATTTGAAAAGGCTTTTAGGGTTATAAAGGAGGTGATGAAGAGGGGTTTTGTACCTGATACTAGCACATATTCAAAGGTGATTGGTCTTCTTTGTCAGGCTCATAAGGTGGAAAaggcttttcttttgtttcaggAAATGAAGATGAATGGTATAGTTCCTGATGTTTATACATATACTATTTTGATTGACAGTTTCTGTAAGGTTGGTCTCATTCAACAGGCTCAGAGTTGGTTTAATGAAATGAAGAGAGATGGTTGCACTCCAAATGTGGTGACTTATACTGCCCTTATACATGCTTATCTGAAAGCTAAGCGACTCTCTGAGGCAAATGAGCTTTTCGAGAGTATGATTAGCATGGGATGTCATCCAAATGTTGTCACGTACACTGCTTTAATTGATGGATTTTGCAAGGCCGGCGAGATTGATAAGGCTTGTCATATTTATTCTAAAATGAGAGGTAATTATGAGGATCCAGATACCAAGACATCCTCTGAAGGTGATGGTGCTGATGTCGCAGAGCCAAATGTTATTACGTACGGTGCATTGGTCGATGGCTTGTGCAAGGCTCATAAAGTAGCTGAGGCTCATGATTTACTGGATGCAATGTCTTCTGCTGGTTGTGAGCCAAATCACGTTGTCTATGATGCTCTCATCGATGGCTTTTGCAAGGCTGGGAGACTTGATGTAGCACAAGAGATATTTGTAAGAATGTCTGAGCATGGTTTTACTCCCAACGTGTACACATACAGCTCCTTGATTGACAGGTTGTTTAAGGATAGAAGACTTGATCTTGCGTTGAAGGTTCTTTCAAAAATGCTAGAGAACTCTTGTGCTCCAAATGTCGTCACTTATACTGAGATGATTGATGGGCTCTGTAAAGCTGGTAAAACCGAAGAGGCTCATAAGCTTCTGACAATGATGGAAGAGAAAGGTTGTAGTCCGAATGTCATCACGTATACTGCCTTAATAGATGGATTTGGTAAAGCAGCTAAAGTTGAAATGTGCCTAAAACTTTTTAGTCAAATGAGCAAAAAGGGCTGTTCTCCAAATTTCATTACATATAGAGTATTGATAAACCATTGTTGTGCTGCTGGCCTTTTAGACAAGGCCCATGAACTTCTAGAGGAGATGAAACAGACCTACTGGCCAAGATATACAGCAGATTATTCCAATATGATTCAAGGATTCAGCAGGAAGTTTGTCATCTCACTTGGTCTTTTAGAAGAAGTGGCAGAATATAGTTCAGTGCCAATTGCTCCTGCTTACAGCATACTCATTGAGAGTTACTGTAGAGCTGGTAGGCTAGAGACAGCCCTTGAATTGCACAAGGAGATCATAGGCATGTCATCATGTTCATCTATTGGCAACCAGAATATGTATTATTCTTTAATTGAGGCCCTTTGTTTAGCATCTAAGGTTGAGAAAGCCTTTGAACTATATAGTGAGATGACAAGGAGAGGTCATGTTCCAGAACTAACTGTTCTGTTTTGCCTCATCAAAGGACTCCTCAGAGTGAATAAGTGGAATGAAGCTCTTCAACTTTGTTATTGCATATACCACCATG GGACATACCTGAAGCCATATTATGTTGCATGA